Proteins encoded by one window of Sardina pilchardus chromosome 7, fSarPil1.1, whole genome shotgun sequence:
- the arf3a gene encoding ADP-ribosylation factor 3a, whose translation MGNIFGNLLKSLIGKKEMRILMVGLDAAGKTTILYKLKLGEIVTTIPTIGFNVETVEYKNISFTVWDVGGQDKIRPLWRHYFQNTQGLIFVVDSNDRERVNEAREELMRMLAEDELRDAVLLVFANKQDLPNAMNAAEITDKLGLHSLRHRNWYIQATCATSGDGLYEGLDWLANQLKNKK comes from the exons ATGGGCAACATTTTTGGCAACCTCTTGAAGAGCCTCATTGGCAAGAAAGAGATGAGGATTCTGATGGTTGGCCTGGACGCTGCTGGGAAAACAACTATTCTATACAAACTCAAGCTGGGCGAAATAGTCACGACCATTCCTACCATTG GATTTAATGTGGAAACAGTCGAGTATAAAAACATCAGCTTCACGGTGTGGGATGTCGGCGGCCAGGACAAGATCAGACCCTTATGGAGGCACTACTTTCAGAACACACAGG GTCTGATTTTCGTGGTGGACAGTAATGACCGTGAGCGGGTGAATGAGGCCCGTGAGGAGCTAATGCGGATGCTGGCAGAGGACGAGCTCCGGGATGCTGTGCTTTTGGTCTTCGCCAACAAACAG GACCTGCCTAATGCCATGAACGCTGCTGAGATCACTGACAAGCTGGGCCTTCACTCGCTGCGCCACCGTAACTGGTACATCCAGGCCACGTGCGCCACGAGCGGCGACGGTCTGTACGAGGGCCTGGACTGGCTGGCCAACCAGCTCAAGAACAAGAAGtga